Proteins co-encoded in one Arachis hypogaea cultivar Tifrunner chromosome 13, arahy.Tifrunner.gnm2.J5K5, whole genome shotgun sequence genomic window:
- the LOC112733903 gene encoding uncharacterized protein: MATCGRGRTRTRESRNEQPADNYAEFMAAMANLTNTKEANVAATLQAIQRLGQLSGNGNRNGEGNANDNAEENDDTTGGVSMTLVTFLKAQHVPLNQYVEFAAYQLAGVPQPWWQAECRLLQLQNADILWEVFQVAFYKKYFPESAREVKEMELIQMKQGSLSVANYTNKFEELCRFSRVCQGSPETYESWKCIKYQRDLRDSIMTAVAPMEIRVFSDLVNKARVVEEYAKTVAASKDTHGGGSSRGAWQIGIGGCFNCDLPGHIARDSTRGKNQIALYDTEASHSFISFDKVEELGLKVSELPFDMHVHTPHQTVMTSGEECQGYILLAANALGDGQNLDQIQVVKDFPEVFQEDIPKFPPQKEIEFTIELVPGARPVSIAPYRMAPIELLNKVTVKNKYPLPRIDDLMDQLQGAGVFSKIDLRSGYHQIRVKEDDIPKTAFRTRYGHYEFAVMSFGLTNTPAIFMDYMNRVFRLFLDKFVVVFIDNILVYSKTVKEHEEHLRIVLQILKERKLYAKLLKCEFWKEEVKFLSHVVSKGGIAVDPSKVEAVMEWERPTTLTEVKSFLGLAGYYRRIIEGFSWIALPMTKLTRKEVPFMWMSKCEKSFQTLKQRLTSAPILILPEPHEPFEANVVADALSWKYLTIAWMRIKEEELVDKFEDLKLDIGEVAGRASLNQLQISSTFKSEIQRAQQDEQKLQ; the protein is encoded by the exons ATGGCCACTTGCGGGCGAGGTCGAACACGTACCCGAGAAAGTAGGAATGAGCAACCAGCTGACAATTATGCCGAATTCATGGCAGCAATGGCAAATCTCACTAATACCAAGGAAGCGAATGTtgctgcgactctgcaagctATCCAGAGGTTAGGGCAACTGTCGGGGAATGGCAATAGGAACGGAGAAGGAAATGCCAATGATAATGCTGAGGAAAATGACGATACTACGGGAGGAGTTTCGATGACCTTGGTGACGTTTCTCAAG GCGCAGCATGTTCCACTCAATCAGTATGTAGAGTTTGCCGCTTATCAGCTTGCGGGAGTGCCCCAGCCCTGGTGGCAAGCCGAGTGTCGCTTGCTACAACTTCAAAATGCCGACATTCTATGGGAAGTATTCCAAGTGgccttctataagaagtacttccctgagtctgcaagggaagtAAAGGAGATGGAACTAATACAGATGAAGCAAGGTTCCCTATCTGTGGCAAACTACAccaacaagtttgaggagctctgtaggttttctagggtatgtCAAGGTTCCCCGGAGACTTACGAGAGCTGGAAGTGCATTAAGTACCAGAGAGATTTAAGGGATAGCATTATGACTGCTGTGGCGCCTATGGAGATCCGTGTCTTCTCTGACTTAGTGAACAAGGCTAGAGTAGTGGAAGAATATGCCAAGACCGTGGCGGCATCCAAGGACACTCATGGAGGGGGCTCTAGTCGGGGGGCGTGGCAA ATTGGTATAGGTGGGTGCTTCAACTGTGACTTGCCTGGTCATATTGCGAGGGATAGTACACGTGGGAAGAACCAGA TTGCATTATATGATACTGAAGCTTCGCATTCGTTTATTTCGTTTGATAAAGTTGAGGAATTAGGTTTGAAAGTCTCAGAGTTGCCTTTTGATATGCATGTACATACTCCGCATCAGACAGTTATGACTAG TGGGGAGGAGTGTCAGGGTTATATTCTGTTGGCTGCTAATGCGTTGGGTGATGGCCAGAACTTAGATCAGATACAAGTGGTTAAAGATTTTCCAGAAGTATTCCAGGAAGATATCCCTAAGTTCCCACCTCAAAAGGAAATTGAATTTACGATTGAATTGGTGCCGGGAGCCAGACCGGTGTCGATTGCGCCTTATAGAATGGCTCCGATAGAACTG CTGAATAAAGTGACTGTGAAGAATAAGTACCCActgccaaggatagatgacttgatggatcaattgcaaggagctggagtgtTTTCTAAGATAGATTTGAGATCTggttaccatcagataagggtgaaggaggatgatatccctaagactgcgTTTAGGACAcgctatggacactacgagtttgcggtaatgtcctttgggttaacaAATACACCTgctattttcatggattacatgaacagagtgtTTCGTCTCTTTTTGGACAAAttcgtggtggttttcatagatAACATCTTAGTTTATTCCAAGACGGTGAAAGAGCATGAGGAGCACTTGAGGATTGTACTGCAAATCCTAAAGGAGCGAAAATTATACGCTAAGTTGTtaaagtgtgagttttggaaggaggaAGTGAAGTTCTTAAGTCatgtggtgagcaaaggaggaataGCCGTAGACCCTTCTAAGGTAGaagcggtgatggaatgggaaagaccgaCGACTTTGACGGAAGTCAAGAGCTTTTTGGGCTTAGCAGGATATTACCGAAGAATCATTGAAGGATTTTCCTGGATTGCACTACCGATGACCAAGTTAACAAGGAAAGAAGTGCCATTTATGTGGATGTCGAAGTGTGAAAAGAGTTTTCAGACTCTAAAGCAGAGATTAACTTCAGCACCTATTCTAATCTTACCAGAACCGCATGAACCGTTTGAA GCAAACGTGGTAGCAGACGCTTTGAGTTGGAAATATCTAACAATAGCTTGGATGAGGATTAAGGAAGAGGAGCTAGTAGATAAGTTTGAGGATCTTAAGCTAGACATTGGTGAAGTTGCTGGAAGAGCTTCTTTAAATCAGTTGCAGATCTCAAGCACGTTCAAATCAGAAATACAaagggctcagcaagatgagcagaagcttcagtAG